In Armatimonadota bacterium, one DNA window encodes the following:
- a CDS encoding carbohydrate-binding protein: MRVTMLCAAIALSLAISADVTTQPAAASAAHDLLRATAPGAFSVRYLPDRALISTSASEPFRLSIHLPRPPLWAYLNGKPFAVDAVTWDETGRMATVALEAGTHSAEIGWAGTGERPAPGQTIPLLVGGTRIAQLPVSFTFDRLEAQGTVKLPLGVARVWLDGCPQDEAPPAVVRLGNDSVSEWRRVRDRWQGRGHVITSGESLVSLVYSGNGLLTSPIVAVEIEPLSIAADPVKVDAMPDTGILIEAEDFVAQGNGDVKISEGEHVDQHGGKSIYTFTGDGHWLEWEFTVPQDGKYDLFARVATGEAMSFREITVDGEFPAPGYRLVRFPGTGGWAHSPGEWWAMHVAGASDALPALDLKAGTHRLRVTGVFQYHLNVDYFVLRRR, from the coding sequence GTGCGCGTCACAATGCTTTGCGCCGCCATCGCCCTCAGTCTGGCAATCTCGGCGGATGTGACCACACAGCCTGCCGCGGCCTCGGCTGCACACGACCTGCTTCGCGCCACCGCGCCTGGAGCTTTCTCAGTCCGCTATCTGCCGGACCGCGCCCTCATCTCAACCAGCGCATCCGAACCCTTCCGGCTCAGCATCCACCTGCCGCGGCCGCCTCTGTGGGCCTATCTGAACGGTAAGCCCTTTGCTGTTGATGCAGTAACCTGGGACGAAACCGGCAGGATGGCGACGGTTGCTCTCGAGGCTGGGACCCACTCAGCGGAGATCGGCTGGGCGGGCACGGGAGAGCGACCTGCGCCGGGGCAGACGATCCCCCTGCTCGTCGGCGGCACCCGCATTGCCCAGCTTCCTGTGAGCTTCACCTTCGACAGGTTGGAAGCTCAGGGGACGGTGAAGCTACCTCTCGGCGTGGCTCGGGTGTGGCTCGATGGCTGCCCGCAAGACGAGGCGCCTCCGGCTGTGGTCAGGTTGGGCAACGACTCAGTCTCCGAATGGCGACGTGTGCGCGACCGCTGGCAGGGACGCGGCCACGTGATTACGTCCGGAGAGAGCCTTGTCTCCTTGGTCTATTCCGGCAACGGACTCCTGACCAGTCCCATCGTAGCCGTCGAAATCGAGCCTCTATCCATCGCTGCAGACCCCGTGAAGGTCGACGCTATGCCGGACACGGGCATCCTGATTGAGGCCGAAGACTTCGTTGCGCAGGGCAATGGCGACGTGAAGATATCCGAGGGGGAGCACGTGGATCAACACGGTGGCAAGAGCATCTACACCTTCACCGGCGACGGCCACTGGCTCGAATGGGAATTCACCGTGCCGCAGGATGGCAAGTATGACTTGTTCGCAAGAGTGGCCACGGGTGAAGCCATGTCCTTCCGCGAAATCACCGTGGACGGGGAGTTCCCGGCACCGGGATATCGGCTGGTGAGATTTCCGGGCACGGGCGGCTGGGCGCACTCGCCAGGCGAGTGGTGGGCGATGCACGTCGCGGGGGCCAGCGACGCTCTGCCCGCGCTGGATCTCAAGGCGGGGACTCACAGACTGAGGGTTACGGGCGTCTTCCAGTACCACCTGAACGTGGACTATTTCGTCCTGCGACGTCGGTAA
- a CDS encoding DUF2330 domain-containing protein has translation MRLRSAVVLITIPMMSVVPARASGLLVPSESAWGETKPVVPRLPVHRAIIYRPDADSQVLLLQPSYHGPLKEFCWIIPVPERPGPDDVFLASQEFIDAVFEHTAPLVSTEIMDSGSSGDVRDDGADAITGVPYYSAARASDWLATGDYRIDRPNRRNCERLAEWLGWAGYQVPPGFETAIKRYLDRDWRFVVVKVYPQADSEKRVSARLRPLGIRFATRGPIYPLALSRLGAPQVTALEIVVLGTTPVVVASWAAADLTRQVTLEPGESYEDYRAREAQGKLAREAVVRGACEYSDLHYETRRWMGVRDPRWAKLWATRFFGLLPPARLADLSFVADPKGAAFRVHVARTRDLAATQSRQRPGAARARSLIPLLILLAAGLLLWGAGLTADQSSAREKHGNEPSAVGYVGRLLVYCGAVLLLPAVFHALGGSLDSLRPVRLFVSGQLPLLSTCWWGALLLAWSLACIIFVVRNRRGQARGRWLFALTASVVWAALAVTVVFAPSPAMREASRLGSTESLAIAQSTALLAITALAALAGALLQLGLAGSLRGQVVCAEFLVIALVWTLLTPRVGVSTQSQAQVEERAGSLKTALDEELSLLREAIVDFASSYGCFPKSLEALTRSTAPKSGIDEAGNTVESNTTRGASRRFLARIPADPLDSNTADWLYSPLRPDFVESSAFRVHVSAPTRGAASEPVLRRHWELPRAAGVREALGPIASMIWGEGDALFRMDAEADGTPVARAVAVRLLKGAVVAVHDVPGITSPRLSSIPGSTNMVLACAVRRGSEGISTARGVSDSTAVFEVTSAGHHIGVMGPPVRGRVTQLEAAPDGVRVACILERPGPSGKPVRQLWSLGDRGEWLGPLAEDVARVAWHPSGMPLFALVRTAGNTGVGAASNCRLVQIWPDGQTDTLTPELRFRDTVLAANIRSVFALDTTNKLRMIPLRRGSVRTLETGGGRVMDFHCLSGERTATLLINSHSSKERKTAERLLIHDMRGRSAADLSPVAPPGVKWRHGLVIGQHDATGYLFLHLWQDEPASGEIVLLGEDGTPPQGIAMFGE, from the coding sequence ATGAGGCTGCGCAGTGCAGTTGTCCTGATCACGATTCCCATGATGAGCGTGGTGCCCGCCCGGGCGTCGGGCCTGCTGGTGCCCTCCGAGTCTGCCTGGGGTGAAACAAAGCCGGTGGTGCCACGTCTGCCGGTGCACCGTGCTATCATCTACCGCCCCGACGCCGATTCGCAGGTCCTCTTATTGCAGCCGTCCTACCACGGCCCCCTGAAGGAATTCTGTTGGATCATCCCTGTGCCGGAACGCCCGGGCCCCGACGACGTATTCCTGGCTTCCCAGGAGTTCATTGACGCGGTATTCGAGCACACCGCGCCGCTTGTTTCCACGGAGATCATGGATTCGGGAAGTTCCGGGGATGTCCGGGACGACGGGGCGGATGCGATCACAGGCGTCCCTTACTATTCGGCGGCGCGCGCCAGTGACTGGCTGGCTACGGGTGACTACCGCATCGACCGGCCGAATCGCCGGAACTGCGAACGCCTGGCAGAGTGGCTTGGGTGGGCAGGGTACCAGGTCCCGCCGGGCTTCGAGACGGCAATCAAGCGCTACCTGGACCGTGACTGGCGGTTCGTCGTGGTAAAGGTTTACCCGCAAGCGGACAGCGAGAAGCGGGTGTCAGCGCGTCTGCGCCCCCTGGGCATTCGCTTCGCCACCAGGGGGCCAATCTACCCCCTGGCACTGTCGCGCCTGGGTGCGCCACAGGTGACGGCGCTGGAGATCGTGGTGCTCGGGACCACGCCGGTGGTCGTGGCATCATGGGCGGCGGCGGACCTGACCCGGCAAGTGACTCTGGAGCCGGGCGAGAGCTATGAGGACTACCGTGCGCGCGAAGCGCAGGGCAAGCTCGCTCGGGAAGCAGTGGTGCGGGGCGCCTGCGAGTACTCGGATTTGCACTACGAGACCCGGCGCTGGATGGGGGTGCGTGACCCGCGCTGGGCCAAACTGTGGGCCACGCGGTTTTTCGGATTGCTGCCGCCGGCGAGGCTTGCGGATTTGAGTTTCGTAGCAGACCCGAAGGGCGCGGCTTTTCGGGTGCACGTGGCGCGCACGCGCGACCTGGCTGCCACGCAGAGCCGACAGCGGCCGGGAGCAGCGCGAGCAAGGTCGCTCATCCCGCTGCTCATCCTGCTGGCGGCGGGGCTGCTGCTATGGGGCGCTGGGCTGACCGCCGACCAATCATCAGCGCGCGAAAAACACGGGAATGAGCCGTCCGCGGTGGGCTATGTGGGGCGGCTGCTGGTGTACTGCGGTGCGGTGTTGCTCCTGCCTGCTGTTTTTCACGCGCTGGGGGGAAGTCTGGATTCGCTGCGGCCGGTGCGGCTGTTCGTGTCCGGGCAGTTGCCGCTGCTATCCACATGCTGGTGGGGAGCGCTGCTTCTCGCCTGGTCCCTGGCCTGCATCATCTTCGTGGTCCGCAACCGCCGCGGTCAGGCCCGAGGCAGGTGGTTGTTCGCCCTGACTGCGAGCGTGGTCTGGGCAGCGCTGGCGGTGACAGTGGTCTTCGCACCCTCCCCGGCCATGCGTGAAGCCTCCCGTCTGGGGTCCACCGAGTCCCTGGCCATCGCTCAGAGCACAGCGCTCCTTGCCATTACCGCGCTCGCCGCCCTCGCGGGCGCCCTGCTTCAGCTGGGGCTTGCAGGTTCTCTGCGGGGGCAGGTGGTGTGCGCTGAGTTCCTGGTAATTGCGCTGGTCTGGACCCTCCTGACGCCACGAGTCGGGGTTTCCACGCAGTCTCAGGCCCAGGTGGAGGAACGCGCAGGGTCTTTGAAAACCGCATTGGATGAGGAGCTGTCCCTGCTGCGGGAGGCAATCGTCGATTTCGCGTCTTCCTACGGATGTTTTCCCAAATCGCTTGAGGCGCTGACCAGGTCAACTGCGCCGAAATCGGGCATTGACGAGGCAGGGAACACGGTGGAGTCCAATACGACACGCGGTGCTTCGCGCCGCTTCCTGGCCCGAATCCCTGCCGATCCCCTGGACTCCAACACAGCAGATTGGCTCTATAGCCCGTTGCGCCCCGACTTCGTGGAAAGTAGCGCCTTCCGCGTCCACGTGAGCGCGCCCACGCGCGGGGCCGCTTCCGAGCCGGTGCTTCGGCGTCACTGGGAGCTGCCACGTGCCGCCGGCGTACGAGAGGCCCTGGGGCCGATTGCGTCGATGATCTGGGGCGAGGGCGATGCACTGTTCCGGATGGACGCCGAGGCCGACGGCACCCCAGTGGCACGGGCAGTCGCGGTCAGGCTGCTCAAAGGCGCGGTTGTCGCGGTGCACGATGTACCGGGCATCACTTCGCCCCGCCTGTCATCGATTCCGGGCAGCACCAACATGGTGCTCGCTTGCGCCGTACGCAGGGGCAGCGAAGGGATCTCTACCGCCAGAGGAGTCTCGGACAGCACAGCGGTGTTCGAAGTCACCAGCGCGGGACACCATATCGGCGTAATGGGCCCACCCGTGCGCGGGCGAGTGACCCAACTCGAGGCCGCGCCCGATGGGGTGCGGGTCGCCTGTATTCTGGAGCGCCCCGGGCCATCGGGTAAGCCAGTGAGGCAGCTTTGGTCGCTGGGCGACAGAGGCGAGTGGCTTGGCCCGCTGGCCGAGGATGTGGCGCGCGTCGCCTGGCATCCATCAGGAATGCCACTGTTCGCACTTGTGCGCACCGCCGGCAACACCGGTGTCGGCGCGGCGTCCAACTGCAGGCTGGTTCAGATCTGGCCCGATGGACAGACGGACACGCTGACGCCCGAACTCAGGTTCCGTGACACTGTCCTTGCCGCCAACATCCGCTCTGTCTTCGCGTTGGATACAACGAATAAGCTGAGGATGATCCCTCTGCGCCGGGGAAGCGTTCGGACCCTGGAGACAGGCGGCGGGAGAGTGATGGATTTCCATTGTTTGTCCGGGGAACGAACGGCCACTCTCCTGATCAACAGCCACAGCAGCAAGGAGCGCAAGACCGCTGAGCGGCTGCTCATTCACGACATGCGAGGGCGCTCCGCGGCCGATCTCTCGCCGGTCGCCCCGCCGGGGGTAAAGTGGCGGCACGGCCTCGTCATCGGCCAGCACGATGCCACCGGCTACCTGTTTCTGCACCTTTGGCAGGATGAGCCGGCCAGCGGCGAGATCGTGCTCCTGGGCGAGGATGGCACGCCTCCCCAGGGCATCGCGATGTTCGGGGAATAA